Proteins from a genomic interval of Chitinivorax tropicus:
- a CDS encoding NAD(P)H-dependent flavin oxidoreductase codes for MLDWLPKLDLPALTIKGRRLLPIVQGGMGVGISAHRLAGSVAQCDAVGTIASVDLRHHHPDLLARSKGCRDPQALNMLNLEALDREVKMALSDSNGHGMVAVNVMKAVDAHADYVRQACESGAHAVVMGAGLPLDLPELTADHPDVARIPILSDVRGVAVVLKKWLRKQVLPDAVVIEHPQWAGGHLGAARKEDVNDSRFNFDTVLEGVANLLRELGIERERIPFICAGGIYRHQQVRDLLGKGAAGVQLGTAFAVTSESDAHPNFKKVLAGAKQEEIVEFMSVAGLPARGVLTPWLKNYLRRETHLQSKAKCDTERCTQGLHCLTACGLRDGLAKFGQFCIDTQLAAALRGEVNKGLFFRGGAPLPFGDRIRSARELIEYLLTGHEPAPTPSQ; via the coding sequence ATGCTCGACTGGCTACCCAAGCTGGATTTACCGGCACTGACAATCAAGGGCCGTCGGCTGTTGCCGATCGTGCAAGGTGGGATGGGCGTGGGGATTTCCGCCCATCGGCTGGCGGGCAGTGTGGCACAGTGCGACGCAGTGGGGACGATTGCCAGTGTCGATCTGAGACATCACCACCCTGATCTGCTAGCACGCAGTAAAGGTTGTCGTGACCCGCAGGCATTGAATATGCTGAATCTGGAAGCGCTTGATCGAGAAGTAAAAATGGCGCTGTCGGACTCAAATGGGCATGGTATGGTCGCGGTGAATGTGATGAAAGCCGTGGATGCCCATGCCGACTATGTGCGGCAAGCCTGCGAAAGCGGTGCGCATGCGGTGGTGATGGGGGCGGGCCTGCCGCTTGACCTGCCAGAGCTGACGGCGGACCATCCGGATGTAGCGCGTATCCCGATTTTGTCGGATGTGCGAGGCGTGGCGGTGGTGCTGAAGAAATGGCTGCGCAAACAAGTGTTGCCCGATGCCGTGGTCATCGAGCATCCGCAGTGGGCGGGTGGTCACTTGGGTGCAGCCCGCAAAGAGGATGTCAACGATAGTCGGTTCAATTTCGATACGGTATTGGAAGGCGTCGCCAACCTGCTGCGCGAGCTGGGCATCGAGCGCGAACGCATCCCCTTCATATGCGCCGGGGGGATCTATCGGCACCAGCAAGTGCGAGACCTGTTGGGTAAGGGGGCTGCGGGTGTTCAGCTTGGCACGGCTTTTGCTGTGACATCGGAGAGTGATGCGCATCCTAATTTCAAGAAGGTATTGGCTGGCGCCAAGCAAGAGGAAATCGTTGAATTCATGAGTGTGGCGGGCTTGCCGGCACGTGGCGTGTTGACACCATGGTTGAAGAACTACCTGCGCCGTGAGACGCATCTGCAAAGCAAGGCCAAATGTGATACCGAGCGCTGTACGCAAGGGCTGCATTGCCTGACCGCGTGCGGGTTGCGGGATGGATTAGCCAAATTCGGCCAGTTTTGCATCGATACACAGTTGGCGGCAGCATTGCGAGGTGAGGTGAATAAAGGCTTGTTCTTCCGGGGAGGAGCCCCTTTGCCTTTTGGTGATCGAATCCGATCGGCACGTGAGCTGATCGAGTATCTGTTGACAGGGCATGAGCCAGCGCCGACACCCAGCCAATAA
- a CDS encoding Crp/Fnr family transcriptional regulator, translated as MSRSKIDLHGMLSNLPLFRELAPNEINDFVAATREVRAERGTVLFRKGDPASGLWIIVYGQVKLSFPSPNGTEKVLQIFGAGQSFGEAVMFLERPAPVYAETLADSLILHLNKQTIFDALAQDPTFARRMLAGMSMRLHQLVQDVESYSLRSAAQRVIGYLLQCDHGPSAQQTTITLPATKNVIASRLSLTPETLSRIFAQLAHEELIEVNGRDIMILDVAKLQAYQ; from the coding sequence ATGAGCCGCAGCAAAATCGATCTGCACGGCATGTTGTCCAATTTGCCCTTGTTTCGTGAATTGGCGCCTAATGAAATCAACGATTTTGTCGCTGCCACCCGTGAGGTGCGTGCCGAGCGGGGAACAGTGTTGTTTCGCAAGGGTGACCCAGCCAGCGGGCTGTGGATCATCGTCTACGGGCAGGTCAAATTATCGTTTCCTTCCCCCAATGGCACCGAGAAGGTGTTGCAGATTTTTGGCGCAGGGCAGAGTTTTGGTGAGGCGGTGATGTTTCTGGAGCGCCCAGCTCCGGTGTATGCCGAAACGTTAGCCGACAGCTTGATCCTGCATCTGAACAAACAGACTATTTTTGATGCCCTGGCGCAAGACCCGACCTTTGCCCGGCGCATGCTGGCCGGGATGTCGATGCGGCTGCATCAATTGGTGCAGGATGTCGAATCCTACAGTCTGCGTTCTGCTGCGCAGCGGGTGATCGGTTACCTGCTGCAGTGCGATCATGGTCCATCAGCACAGCAGACCACCATTACCTTGCCGGCTACCAAAAACGTGATTGCGTCACGGCTGAGCCTGACGCCAGAGACCTTGTCCCGTATCTTTGCCCAGCTGGCCCATGAGGAGCTGATCGAGGTGAATGGCCGCGACATCATGATTCTGGATGTGGCAAAACTGCAAGCTTATCAGTAG
- a CDS encoding C40 family peptidase, with amino-acid sequence MKLLIKVNACAWLLYGFGVMLLSACSTQPVAVSKKAGTATASPSPSRKASPKEPSIAPKGEPTAAERDAKLSPQAQEVVLYALGLLNIDYRFGGKNPESGLDCSGMVSYVFEGAVGIKLPHNAAQIAREGREVERQALLPGDLVFFNTRNRPFSHVGIYIGEDRFIHAPSTNGQIKVSSLNNRYFASRYEAARRYFD; translated from the coding sequence ATGAAACTATTGATTAAGGTGAATGCTTGTGCTTGGTTGTTATATGGCTTTGGGGTGATGTTGCTGTCTGCGTGCAGCACGCAGCCGGTCGCGGTTTCAAAAAAAGCTGGCACGGCTACAGCCAGCCCTAGCCCCAGCCGTAAAGCCAGCCCCAAAGAGCCGAGTATCGCCCCGAAAGGAGAGCCCACCGCCGCAGAGCGGGATGCGAAGCTCTCGCCGCAGGCACAGGAAGTCGTGCTGTATGCATTGGGATTGCTGAATATCGACTACCGTTTTGGTGGCAAGAACCCGGAGAGCGGGCTGGATTGCAGCGGCATGGTCAGCTACGTGTTCGAGGGCGCAGTGGGTATCAAATTGCCACACAATGCCGCTCAGATTGCGCGTGAAGGGCGCGAGGTGGAGCGACAGGCGTTACTGCCAGGCGATCTGGTGTTTTTCAATACGCGAAATCGTCCGTTCTCGCACGTTGGCATCTATATTGGCGAGGATCGATTCATCCACGCGCCGTCCACAAATGGGCAGATCAAAGTCAGCAGCCTGAACAATCGATACTTCGCAAGCCGATACGAAGCGGCACGCCGGTATTTCGATTGA